In Sphingobacterium zeae, one genomic interval encodes:
- a CDS encoding nitroreductase family protein, translating to MSLIEDLKWRHAVKAYDPEQKVSQEDIDKIVEAARLAPTSSGLQPFKVLVVENQTLKEELAKGALNPECMRECSHVLIFAAWDRYTAERIDQVYDYTTDERDLPRGRFGSYTDKLKSIYLNEAAERNFAHTARQTYIALGLALAQAAELRVDSTPAEGFDNRIVDEVLGLEKLGLKSVSLMYIGVADSSRDWISTMKKVRVSKEDFVVEYK from the coding sequence ATGTCATTAATAGAAGATTTAAAATGGCGTCATGCTGTAAAAGCGTATGACCCGGAACAAAAGGTTAGTCAGGAAGATATAGACAAGATTGTGGAAGCTGCTCGTTTGGCCCCTACGTCTTCAGGTCTACAGCCATTTAAAGTGCTTGTCGTTGAGAACCAAACATTAAAAGAGGAGTTGGCTAAGGGAGCACTAAATCCAGAGTGTATGCGTGAATGTTCGCATGTGCTGATTTTCGCTGCATGGGATCGTTATACCGCTGAGCGTATCGATCAGGTGTATGATTATACAACAGACGAACGCGATCTACCTCGAGGACGCTTTGGTTCGTACACCGATAAGCTAAAGTCGATTTATCTAAATGAAGCTGCCGAAAGAAATTTTGCGCATACAGCAAGACAGACTTATATCGCTTTAGGCTTAGCGCTAGCCCAAGCGGCCGAACTTCGCGTCGATTCTACGCCAGCGGAAGGTTTTGATAATCGCATCGTGGATGAAGTATTGGGACTGGAAAAGCTCGGTTTAAAGAGTGTATCATTAATGTATATTGGGGTAGCAGACTCTTCCCGCGATTGGATCTCAACGATGAAAAAAGTTAGAGTATCCAAAGAGGATTTTGTCGTTGAATATAAATAG
- a CDS encoding DUF1304 domain-containing protein: protein MNNLANVLTALVLLEHVYIVWMEMFAWETAGKRSFGKALPAELFKPTKGLAANQGLYNGFLVAGLAWSFFITDPVWSENVRLFFLGCVLVAGIFGGITSSKKIFIVQGVPALLALLAVILSK from the coding sequence ATGAATAATTTGGCCAATGTGCTTACAGCACTTGTACTTTTAGAACATGTATACATTGTATGGATGGAAATGTTTGCTTGGGAAACAGCTGGAAAACGCAGCTTCGGAAAAGCTCTTCCTGCTGAGCTCTTCAAACCTACTAAGGGGCTTGCTGCAAATCAAGGCTTGTATAATGGTTTTTTAGTTGCAGGCTTGGCCTGGTCGTTCTTTATCACTGATCCAGTATGGAGTGAAAATGTACGACTGTTTTTTCTAGGATGTGTTCTTGTGGCAGGAATTTTTGGTGGAATTACATCGAGCAAAAAGATATTCATTGTACAGGGAGTGCCAGCATTGTTGGCTTTATTAGCTGTTATTCTCTCCAAATAA